The proteins below are encoded in one region of Juglans microcarpa x Juglans regia isolate MS1-56 chromosome 4D, Jm3101_v1.0, whole genome shotgun sequence:
- the LOC121259680 gene encoding probable clathrin assembly protein At4g32285 — translation MAPSTIRKAIGAVKDQTSIGIAKVASNMAPDLEVAIVKATSHDDDPADEKYIRSILNLTSYSRGYVHACVSAVSKRLGKTRDWIVALKALFLVHRLLNEGDPLLQEEILYATRRGTRLLNMSDFRDEAHSNSWDHSAFVRTYAMYLDQRLELMLFDRKSGGSGGGGSGSAGGNMRFGGGRDDFRSPPPSRPYEYDYGGRGDSSTHEYGNYGMSMRRSRSFGDVSEAAEKRGSVTVTVTPLRDMKPERIFGKMGHLQRLLDRFLSCRPTGLAKNNRMILIALYPVVKESFQLYADVCEVLAVLLDKFFDMESPDCVKTFDAYASAAKQIDELVAFYNWCKDTGVARSSEYPNVQRITSKLLETLEEFVRDRAKRPKSPERKQEAVAKEDEEPVQSMNEIKALPAPEDYTPPPPPEPAPEPKPQQQVTEDLVNLRDDAVTADDQGNRLALALFAGPPANNANGSWEAFPSNGQLEVTSAWQNPAAESGKADWELALVETASNLSRQKAALGGGLDPLLLNGMYDQGMVRQHVSTAQLSGGSASSVALPGAGNSTTPVLALPAPDGTVQTVNQDPFSASLSIPPPSYVQMADMEKKQQFLVQEQQLWQQYAKEGMQGQASLAKISGPGYYAAGPMPMMPYGMPPINGMGTPAGYYHTPY, via the coding sequence ATGGCGCCGAGCACGATCCGGAAGGCGATTGGGGCCGTCAAGGACCAGACGAGCATCGGGATCGCGAAGGTGGCGAGCAACATGGCCCCAGACCTCGAGGTGGCGATTGTGAAGGCTACGAGCCACGACGACGATCCCGCTGACGAGAAGTACATCCGCTCCATCCTCAACCTCACTTCCTACTCCCGCGGTTACGTCCACGCCTGCGTGTCCGCCGTCTCAAAGCGTCTAGGTAAGACGCGGGACTGGATCGTGGCCCTCAAGGCGCTTTTTCTCGTCCACCGCTTGCTCAACGAAGGAGACCCGTTGTTACAGGAGGAGATCCTATATGCCACGAGACGGGGCACCAGGCTCTTGAATATGTCCGATTTCAGAGACGAAGCGCATTCCAACTCCTGGGACCACTCCGCTTTCGTGAGAACCTACGCCATGTATTTAGATCAGCGCCTGGAATTGATGCTTTTCGACAGGAAGAGCGGTGGTAGTGGCGGCGGCGGGAGTGGTAGTGCTGGCGGAAACATGAGATTTGGGGGCGgcagagatgattttaggtcACCTCCGCCCTCAAGGCCATATGAATATGATTACGGAGGCCGCGGCGATAGTAGTACTCATGAGTACGGGAATTATGGGATGTCGATGAGACGGTCTCGTTCATTCGGGGATGTGAGCGAAGCAGCTGAGAAGAGGGGTTCGGTGACCGTGACGGTCACCCCACTGAGGGATATGAAGCCCGAGAGGATTTTCGGGAAGATGGGCCATTTGCAGAGGCTCTTGGACCGGTTCTTGTCGTGCCGACCCACGGGTCTGGCCAAGAATAACCGGATGATTTTGATTGCGTTGTATCCGGTGGTGAAAGAAAGCTTCCAGTTGTACGCGGATGTCTGCGAGGTTTTAGCGGTGCTCCTCGATAAATTCTTCGACATGGAGTCCCCGGATTGTGTTAAAACCTTTGATGCCTATGCGAGCGCGGCCAAGCAGATTGATGAGCTTGTTGCGTTCTACAATTGGTGCAAGGACACAGGTGTGGCGAGGTCGTCCGAGTATCCAAATGTGCAGAGGATTACTAGTAAGCTGTTGGAGACGTTGGAGGAGTTTGTCAGGGATAGGGCCAAGAGACCTAAGAGTCCTGAGAGAAAACAGGAGGCCGTGGCTAAAGAGGATGAGGAGCCTGTACAGAGTATGAATGAGATAAAGGCATTGCCTGCCCCGGAGGATTACACTCCCCCGCCTCCACCGGAGCCTGCGCCAGAGCCTAAGCCTCAGCAGCAAGTCACTGAAGACTTGGTGAATTTGAGGGATGATGCAGTTACCGCAGATGATCAGGGGAACAGGCTAGCCTTGGCTTTGTTTGCTGGTCCACCCGCGAATAATGCAAATGGATCGTGGGAAGCATTCCCGTCGAATGGACAGCTGGAAGTGACATCTGCTTGGCAGAATCCGGCTGCGGAATCCGGCAAAGCCGATTGGGAATTGGCACTGGTTGAGACTGCGAGCAATTTGTCGAGGCAGAAAGCAGCCTTGGGTGGCGGGCTTGATCCGCTGTTGTTGAACGGAATGTATGATCAGGGAATGGTGAGGCAGCATGTAAGTACTGCCCAGTTAAGTGGAGGGAGTGCTAGCAGTGTGGCATTGCCAGGGGCGGGGAATAGTACTACACCTGTTTTGGCTCTCCCCGCACCGGATGGGACAGTTCAAACAGTTAATCAAGACCCATTTTCCGCATCCTTAAGTATTCCACCTCCATCATATGTGCAAATGGCTGATATGGAGAAGAAACAGCAATTTCTTGTGCAGGAGCAGCAACTATGGCAGCAATATGCGAAGGAAGGGATGCAAGGTCAAGCTAGTTTGGCCAAGATCAGCGGGCCCGGATACTATGCTGCAGGGCCAATGCCCATGATGCCTTATGGCATGCCGCCGATCAATGGAATGGGAACTCCAGCCGGGTATTACCACACTCCTTACTGA
- the LOC121259681 gene encoding auxin-responsive protein IAA29 has translation MRLMELQLGLALPVHSPVLKLKGFDLNDHELELNGPVASELWSHSSGCLKSDKWVKNKRSSEEAFGDLPQITTFPLTLWNGQPNEDDDRKGEKKPYILDKKEEEENHLVGWPPIKSWRMKQLHQHDHDQSGQMNNADQTAHHYQRSTGGGSSNSLYVKVKMKGVAIARKIDLRLYDSYQALKNSLITMFPNGRQNIDKDGASYALTYQDKDGDWLLAGDVPWQTFTESVQRLEILRNVDG, from the exons ATGAGATTGATGGAGCTCCAACTTGGCCTGGCCCTTCCAGTTCACAGTCCAGTACTGAAACTGAAAGGGTTCGACCTAAATGATCACGAGCTTGAACTGAATGGACCAGTTGCCTCTGAACTATGGAGCCATAGCAGCGGTTGTTTGAAAAGCGACAAATGGGTGAAAAACAAACGTAGTTCTGAGGAGGCCTTTGGAGACCTACCACAGATCACAACCTTCCCCCTGACGTTGTGGAATGGCCAGCCAAACGAGGACGATGATCGGAAAGGAGAAAAGAAGCCTTACATCCTCGACaa gaaagaagaggaagaaaaccaTTTAGTGGGGTGGCCACCCATTAAATCATGGAGGATGAAACAGCTCCACCagcatgatcatgatcagagTGGGCAGATGAATAATGCAGATCAAACGGCTCATCATTATCAGAGGAGTACTGGTGGTGGATCATCAAACTCTTTGTATGTCAAGGTCAAGATGAAGGGGGTAGCAATTGCAAGAAAGATTGATCTAAGGCTCTACGACTCTTATCAGGCTCTCAAAAACAGCTTGATCACCATGTTTCCTAATG GCcgccaaaatattgataaagaTGGTGCAAGCTATGCACTCACATATCAAGACAAAGACGGTGACTGGCTGCTTGCCGGAGATGTTCCTTGGCa AACTTTCACCGAATCCGTGCAGCGTTTGGAGATTCTGAGGAACGTCGACGGTTGA
- the LOC121261541 gene encoding UDP-N-acetylglucosamine transporter UGNT1 gives MSLKASSSSKYPMLPVSDPPRDEERDKLLKGNEMLFQGSAMTKRGAHAAISYMSCAVLLILFNKAALSSYSFPCANVITLFQMICSCCFLYAMRRLKIISFAVGESLNVSGNATTFVPLTTLRRTLPLAGAYLLYMLATMESVRGVNVPMYTTLRRTTVVFTMVVEYILAGQKYTPSIVGSVGLIVLGAFIAGARDFSFDGYGYAVVFLSNITTAIYLAAIARIGKSSGLNSFGLMWCNGVICGPVLLFWTFIRGDLEITINFPYLLSPGFLAVLLCSCILAFFLNYSIFLNTTLNSALTQTICGNLKDLFTIGFGWMVFGGLPFDVFNVIGQLLGFLGSGLYAYYKLMGK, from the exons ATGTCCTTGAAGGCGTCGAGTTCGTCCAAGTATCCGATGCTACCAGTGTCGGATCCTCCACGTGACGAGGAGAGAGACAAACTTCTCAAAGGGAATGAGATGCTCTTCCAAGGTTCTGCCATGACCAAACGAGGAGCCCACGCTGCGATCTCTTACATGTCCTGCGCAG TGCTCTTGATATTGTTCAACAAAGCAGCTCTTTCATCCTATAGCTTCCCGTGCGCAAATGTTATCACACTCTTTCAG ATGATATGTTCATGTTGTTTTCTCTATGCAATGAGACGCTTGAAGATAATTTCTTTCGCAGTAGGTGAATCTTTGAACGTGTCTGGTAATGCCACAACATTTGTACCACTAACGACATTAAGGCGTACCCTTCCTCTTGCAGGAGCATATTTGCTTTACATG CTAGCCACTATGGAGTCTGTCCGTGGAGTAAATGTTCCCATGTACACCACCCTCAGGCGGACTACTGTGGTATTTACAATGGTTGTGGAGTATATTCTGGCAGGGCAGAAGTACACACCTTCTATTGTTGGAAG TGTTGGATTGATTGTTCTTGGTGCATTTATTGCTGGAGCTCGGGACTTCTCCTTTGATGGCTATGGCTATGCTGTTGTTTTCTTATCGAACATCACCACAGCAATATATCTCGCTGCCATAGCCCGCATTG GGAAATCCAGTGGTCTGAATAGCTTTGGTCTTATGTGGTGCAATG GAGTAATATGTGGACCAGTTCTGCTGTTTTGGACATTTATTCGTGGTGACTTGGAGATTACAATTAATTTCCCTTACCTGCTCTCACCTGGCTTTTTG GCTGTGTTGCTTTGTTCGTGTATACTGGCTTTCTTCTTGAACTATAGCATATTTCTGAACACGACTCTCAATTCAGCACTGACACAGACGATTTGTGGGAATCTGAAG GATCTTTTTACCATTGGGTTTGGCTGGATGGTTTTTGGCGGGCTTCCATTTGATGTT TTTAATGTTATTGGGCAACTTCTCGGTTTTCTCGGCTCTGGTTTGTATGCCTACTATAAGCTCATGGGGAAGTAA
- the LOC121259490 gene encoding E3 ubiquitin-protein ligase KEG-like, protein MAKQIVPTQPDASFDFELLEDDPDHPRTTVVTSSSRKSSWIEPAKLKLRHRIGRGPFGDVWLATHHQSTEDYDEFHEVAVKVLHSIKEDHTRAVLDKLEDLLFKCQGIGGVCWLHGVSVMSGKICIVMKFYEGSVGDKMARLQGEKLSLPDVLRYGIDLAEGILELHSKEILVLNLKPSNVLLNENNQAFLGDVGIPYLLLGIPLPSSGMARRLGSPNYMAPEQWQPEVRGPISLETDSWGFGCCIVEMITGVRPWRERSVDEIYHSVVRKQETPYIPGGLPPLLDNVLIGCFEYDLRNRPLMTHILHVFRSLKNAIDNDGGWMGLGSMPIKKKPSNTGYTEWFLAKDHLQVGDMVRSRNAPNSRKPENMDVLEGTVLGLERDTDRDGFVLVRVHGVHDPLRVPITTLERVTFGLAAGDWVCLKEEDKKHSPVGIIHSINRDGSVAVGFIGMETLWKGSPSEFQMAESYHVGQFVRLKTNILSPRFEWPRKRSGTWATGRIWRILANGCLIVKFPGILTFGDEWTTFLADPAEVEMVTFKKCPGMVRKYQHLEDFHWAVRPLLITLGLFTAMKLGIFVGKKMGRSKVKKHEAGSIQTDSQYMDGQNASNSLWIPPKVANMLFREGVSPA, encoded by the exons ATGGCTAAACAAATTGTTCCCACACAACCGGACGCTTCTTTTGACTTCGAGCTTCTTGAAGATGATCCCGACCACCCTAGAACAACCGTGGTGACCTCATCAAGCCGGAAAAGCTCATGGATTGAACCTGCGAAATTGAAACTTCGACACAGAATAGGGAGGGGCCCTTTCGGGGATGTTTGGTTAGCAACTCATCATCAGTCAACCGAAGACTATGACGAGTTTCATGAAGTGGCTGTCAAAGTTTTACATTCAATCAAAGAGGATCACACAAGGGCTGTGCTGGATAAGTTAGAGGATTTGCTTTTCAAATGTCAAGGGATAGGAGGTGTTTGTTGGCTACATGGGGTTTCAGTTATGAGTGGAAAG ATATGCATCGTTATGAAGTTCTATGAGGGATCAGTTGGTGACAAAATGGCTCGCCTTCAAGGGGAGAAGCTTTCATTGCCTGATGTTTTAAG GTACGGTATTGATTTGGCTGAGGGAATTCTGGAACTGCACTCAAAAGAGATCTTGGTGCTTAACCTTAAACCTTCTAATGTGCTCCTTAATGAAAATAACCAAGCTTTCCTAGGAGATGTTGGTATTCCGTATCTACTGCTTGGTATTCCATTGCCAAGCTCAGGTATGGCTCGCAGGCTTGGATCACCGAACTATATGGCTCCAGAACAATGGCAACCAGAAGTAAGAGGTCCAATATCCTTGGAGACTGATTCATGGGGATTTGGTTGTTGCATTGTTGAGATGATTACTGGTGTTCGGCCTTGGCGTGAGAGATCGGTGGATGAAATTTATCATTCAGTTGTCAGAAAGCAAGAAACACCATATATTCCTGGTGGCCTTCCTCCTCTACTGGACAATGTTCTTATCGGTTGCTTTGAGTATGACTTGAGGAATCGACCCTTGATGACCCACATACTGCATGTGTTTAGAAG CTTGAAGAATGCCATCGACAATGATGGAGGCTGGATGGGTCTTGGGAGCATGCCAATCAAGAAAAAACCAAGTAATACCGGTTACACAGAGTGGTTCCTTGCCAAGGATCATCTGCAAGTGGGCGACATGGTGCGTTCCAGAAATGCACCAAACTCACGTAAACCAGAAAACATGGATGTCCTAGAAGGGACGGTATTGGGTTTGGAACGTGACACAGATAGAGATGGTTTTGTTTTGGTGAGGGTCCACGGCGTCCATGACCCATTAAGAGTTCCCATAACAACACTGGAGAGGGTAACATTTGGCTTGGCAGCTGGTGATTGGGTATGCTTGAAGGAAGAAGACAAGAAGCACTCACCAGTAGGTATCATTCATTCTATAAATCGCGATGGTAGTGTGGCTGTTGGATTTATAGGGATGGAAACTCTTTGGAAGGGAAGCCCTTCCGAATTCCAGATGGCAGAATCCTACCATGTGGGCCAGTTTGTTAGACTGAAAACCAATATTCTGAGCCCTCGATTTGAATGGCCTCGTAAAAGGAGTGGGACTTGGGCAACGGGAAGGATTTGGCGGATCCTAGCAAACGGGTGTCTCATAGTTAAGTTTCCAGGGATTTTGACTTTTGGAGATGAATGGACCACCTTCTTGGCTGATCCAGCTGAAGTAGAAATGGTTACATTTAAAAAGTGTCCAGGGATGGTGAGGAAGTATCAACACCTGGAGGATTTTCACTGGGCAGTGAGACCACTTCTGATTACATTAGGCTTATTTACAGCCATGAAGCTAGGAATCTttgttggaaagaaaatggGGAGATCAAAAGTGAAGAAGCACGAGGCCGGTTCAATACAAACCGACAGTCAATACATGGATGGCCAAAATGCTAGCAATTCTTTGTGGATCCCTCCAAAAGTGGCAAATATGCTTTTCAGAGAAGGTGTTAGCCCTGCTTAG
- the LOC121259489 gene encoding myosin-11, whose translation MVFSAALRPILPATSSHLCSKLCYSRLNKRQDKLAFWTTKRRGHCLKVVRAVLNKRKISINDNGPTESAKILLKRLFEQTQKLEEQMTQDSYTPEDVQPLLNLEVLESDLQAVLSALKQKEEDLQDAESIVLFEHSQLNCAKEELERRDEEIAAARCKHEQLEEEMKRSTRNLASQARQIEDLKLQLKKRDEEVATAQSSLSLKEEEMEKLRVELVKKIEEASKTDSELKSKIQLLNEANEVIQKQEYELQGLREAIREKEEELEVSSTLKKLEDEKLKAAEANLEKRTMEWLLAQEELNKLAEKASKHARETDETLEDFRRVKKLLGDVRSELVSSQKSLASSRQKMEEQEVQLEKQLTELEERKKNVMSYMLSLKDAQIEVESERAKLRVAQARKKELERDLSMEKELMEELQEELNKERASLQQAIQDMSLLQEELDRKNTEFERMNNILQVKESESVEAKLEIQHLRSEQAALQLILEEKDMELLNARKKLEGLNQEIGELKKLMNSREDQLILATTMLKEKDEHVQLMQDELNDVKLKFSEANTAVQQIVELTNKLAMSIKDENYTAVSAFDDMGHEFLQQLLEKPTDDFSLQKRQVETELKLTRESLRMKEIEVLAVQRALTLKDEELRTVIGRLDAREKELHKLKEELNEDANDLGKLYALAQERIGDGSIGDLALEKLQLEAAQLEVEAATCALSKLIDMGRQLLNNASVRLDADSDASVFPQDDSDTGIDVVGHSECLTEVKNEVERLSALTEQLVQEAGIA comes from the exons ATGGTCTTCTCTGCCGCTCTACGCCCCATTCTTCCCGCCACCTCTTCTCACCTTTGCTCCAAG tTATGCTACTCGAGGCTCAACAAGAGGCAGGATAAACTAGCTTTTTGGACGACAAAAAGAAGAGGCCATTGCTTGAAGGTCGTTAGAGCAGTCTTAAATAAGAGGAAGATTAGCATTAATGACAATGGGCCAACTGAGTCTGCAAAGATTCTTCTTAAGAGATTGTTTGAGCAGACGCAGAAACTGGAAGAACAGATGACCCAAGATTCTTACACCCCTGAAGATGTTCAGCCGCTGCTTAACCTTGAGGTACTGGAGTCTGATCTTCAGGCTGTATTGTCAGCCTTGAAGCAAAAGGAAGAAGATCTACAGGATGCTGAAAGCATAGTCTTGTTCGAGCACAGTCAATTAAACTGTGCAAAGGAGGAGTTGGAGCGGCGGGATGAAGAAATTGCTGCTGCTCGCTGTAAGCATGAACAATTAGAAGAGGAGATGAAGAGATCTACTCGTAATTTAGCTTCTCAAGCCAGGCAGATAGAAGATCTAAAGCTTCAACTCAAGAAGAGAGACGAGGAGGTTGCCACTGCCCAGTCTTCCCTATCTTTAAAAGAAGAGGAAATGGAAAAATTGAGAGTTGAATTGGTGAAGAAGATTGAAGAAGCTTCGAAGACTGATTCTGAACTTAAATCTAAAATCCAGCTCTTAAATGAAGCCAATGAAGTCATACAGAAACAAGAATATGAGCTTCAGGGACTCCGGGAAGCTATCagggagaaagaagaagaactagAAGTTTCCTCGACCCTAAAGAAACTTGAAGATGAGAAGCTAAAAGCTGCAGAGGCCAATTTGGAGAAGAGGACAATGGAGTGGTTATTAGCCCAGGAAGAACTGAATAAATTGGCAGAAAAAGCATCCAAACATGCAAGGGAAACAGATGAAACTCTTGAGGATTTCAGAAGAGTAAAAAAACTTCTTGGTGACGTGAGGTCCGAGTTGGTTTCTTCTCAGAAATCTCTGGCATCCTCTCGGCAGAAAATGGAAGAGCAAGAGGTCCAGTTGGAAAAGCAACTAACAGAACTTGAGGAACGGAAGAAAAATGTTATGTCTTATATGTTGAGTTTGAAAGATGCCCAAATTGAagtagagagtgagagagcaaagCTTAGAGTTGCACAAGCTCGAAAGAAGGAGCTTGAACGGGACCTATCCATGGAGAAGGAGCTGATGGAAGAGTTGCAGGAGGAGTTGAATAAAGAGAGAGCTTCTCTGCAGCAGGCAATCCAGGACATGTCATTGCTCCAGGAAGAGCTAGACCGAAAAAACACAGAATTTGAAAGGATGAATAATATTCTCCAGGTGAAAGAGTCAGAGTCGGTGGAGGCTAAGCTTGAAATCCAGCACTTGAGATCTGAGCAGGCTGCACTTCAGCTTATCTTGGAGGAGAAGGACATGGAACTCTTAAATGCAAGGAAGAAGTTGGAGGGATTAAACCAGGAAATTGGAGAGCTAAAGAAGCTTATGAACAGCAGAGAGGACCAGCTTATTTTAGCCACAACTATGCTGAAGGAGAAGGATGAACATGTTCAGTTGATGCAAGATGAGTTAAATGATGTCAAGCTGAAGTTCTCTGAAGCTAATACTGCGGTGCAACAGATTGTAGAGCTAACGAATAAATTGGCCATGTCCATTAAGGATGAAAACTATACTGCAGTGAGTGCATTTGATGACATGGGCCACGAGTTCCTCCAGCAGCTATTAGAGAAACCTACAGACGATTTTAGTTTGCAGAAAAGACAAGTTGAGACTGAGCTCAAGTTGACCAGAGAGAGCTtaagaatgaaagaaattgaAGTGCTAGCTGTACAGAGGGCCCTAACACTCAAAGACGAGGAACTCAGAACTGTTATTGGGAGATTAGATGCAAGGGAGAAAGAACTACACAAGTTGAAGGAAGAACTGAATGAAGATGCTAATGATCTGGGGAAGCTTTATGCTTTGGCACAAGAGAGAATTGGTGATGGAAGTATTGGGGACTTGGCACTTGAGAAGCTTCAACTTGAGGCAGCTCAATTGGAAGTTGAGGCTGCAACTTGTGCTCTCAGCAAACTTATAGATATGGGTCGGCAGCTTTTAAATAATGCTAGCGTACGCCTTGATGCTGACAGTGATGCAAGTGTCTTTCCACAAGATGACTCCGATACGGGGATAGATGTGGTTGGGCACAGTGAATGTCTGACTGAGGttaaaaatgaagttgaaaggCTTTCAGCTTTGACAGAGCAGCTTGTGCAAGAGGCTGGAATTGCGTAA